The DNA region GGGAATGCCGCGCATGTCGATGTAGGGCAGCTGGTAGAACGGCACGTCCCCCCGCGCCGCACGCCGGTCCAGCCGGCCGCCCAGCACCAGGTTCTTGCTGACCGGGGTGTAGGCGAAAACGAAGCCCCGGTAGGTCTGGAAACGGGCGTCGCTGCCGATGCCGGGCGCGTAGAACAGTGTGTCCAGCGCGGCCCGGACCCCGCGCGACGGGGTGAAGAAGTTGTTGCGCGAATCGTGCTCGAACGACAGGCCCAGGCCCGAGCTCCTGTTGGTGAATGTTGGAAGCGCCGGCAGTGCCGGGGTGTTGCTGCCCTGGAAGCTGCCCGGCAGGTCGAGGTAGATCCAGCGCATCCCGATGAAGTTGTCGCTCTCGCCCAGCCGGTACAGCACCTGCTGGGTCGACAGCAGGCCATCCAGGTTGTAGGCGAGCCGGGCGTCCTTGCCGAGGACGCCGCCCACGCCATAGAAGTCCAGGTGCAGGTCGGTGCGGCCGACGAAGCCGCGGTAGCGCCAGCGGTCGTCGCCGAAGGTGAGCATGGCGCCTGCGCCCAGCAACCGGGTCCCGTTCTCGGTGCCCCCGGCCGCCAGCACGTAGATGTCCGGCGGCGTGATGTGGCCGGTCTTGGTTGCCTGCTCCCTCGCCTCGCTCATGGACTGGCGAAAGAACAGGGCCGCGAGGCCGCCACCGTAGCCGACCGCCGGCTCGGTAACGACGAAGGGCACCGGCAGGAAGCCCTTGCGTTCGAGCAGGAACTCGGACAGGTCGAGCTTCCCGTCCTCCGGGTCACGCAAGACGGATCGCTTGGTGATGGCCGCTGGAGTGGCCTCGGCCGCCGGTTCGGGCGCCTGGCCGTGGGCGGGCGCCACGAGCAGCACGCTCGCCACCCACGCCACGGCCGCACCGATGCGGCACGGCCAGCAGCCCGGGTGGATCGTCGCCAGTGCCATGGAGCGGTCTTCCGCGTGGGTGGCCACGATGGTAAGCGCGCTCCTTCCCGGAAACTGCGGCCGCTCAGCCGGCGCGCATTGGACCTAGGTCCACTTCGCCGGATGCGCTCGCGCGGCAACCATCGGGCCCCTGCCCGCGGCGTTCGCGATCCGCGCCGGGCGCGCGGCAGGAGAGCGAGGACCTGCATGACTGTCGCCCACGACCCCACCCGGCCCGCCGCCCTGGCGATCCCGAAGGAGGGCTATTTCGAGCGGGTGGAGGGCCCCCACGGCCCGCTGTTCCCGAAGACGCCGGCGAACTACGGCTTCTCCATCCTCGGCAAGGTCAAGCCGGGGCGCGAGGAGACGATCCGCGCCTACGCGAAGACCATCGAGGCGGCGGTGGCCGCCACTCCCGACGTGCTCGCCCCTCTCAAGCTGCACTACCTCCGCTGGCTGCTGTTCCCGATCAAGGGCGACCTGTACTTCATGTACCAGGGCATCTTCGACACCGACTTCGACAAGTACATGGACGATGCGCTGTCGCTGTTCCTGTCCACCGGCATCACGACCGTGTTCGTGAACCTGGAGGACTTCCCCGAGGACTGGAAGGACAACCGCACCGCGGTGATCCGCTTCTTCCGCGAACACCAGGTTCCCAGCTTCCTCGAATACGCCGAGTACCCGTACGTGAGCGCGGACGAGATCAAGAAGGCACTGCGGATGAAGGCCGCACTGACCATTGCGCTCGACCAGCTGCAGTGAGCGCACTCCCGCCCGATCGAGCAGTGCCATGAGCGAAGCCGCCCGCACCTACAACCAGGTCCATGTGCCGCGCCCGGCGACGCCCGGCCGCCGCCGGCTCAGCATCTACATCTCGTGGAGCTATCCGGCCGAGGCCAACCGCGACATCACCGAGCTGGACAACCGCTTCTCCACCATGACCGAGGTGCGGCGCGTGCTCTGGCCGGCCTACGAGGTGCCGCGCTTCGCCGACCCGCGCCAGTTCAAGCAGGGCATCGCCGGCTCGCTGGAGCTGTTCTTCTGGGCCTGGGTGCCGTTCCAGAAGCTGGCCGGCGAGGTGACGGGGCATCCGGTGCCCGTGTTCCAGCGCGTGGACCAGGCCGGCTTCGCGCAGCCGCTCGACGAGCGCGTGCTGGCCGACGTGGACACGCTGTTCCTCTTCGGGCTGGACCACAACGTCACCGGCCAGCTGCCTTCGCCCGCCGAGATCGAGGCGTTGCGCAAATTCCTGCAGCGCGAGAAGACCTGCCTGGTCATTGGCCCGCACCACGACGTCGGCGCAACCGACGACCTGGAGGTGCGCGCGATCGAATACGCCCACCACGGCGACCTGCTGGTGCCGCGGCAGCAGCGCTTCGGCGGGTACACGATCGCCCTGCTGCAGGCGCTGGACATTCCGGTGGTGAACCGGTACGCCCTGCGGCCGGCCGTGCAGCCCGGCACCCGCAACCAGGTCGCCCCGTTGTCGGTCGACCGCGACGCCGACACGCGCGGCTGGATGGCCGGCGTCGAGAGCCTCACGTTCCACATGCACCTGCCGCACTACGCGGTCACGCGCGACGACGGCACGGCGCGCGTGATCGCGCGCCAGCCCATGGACCTGTCGCGCCCGCATCCGTTCGCGCAGGCCGGCGCCACGGAGTTCAACTCGGTCGTCTGGGCACCGCCCAAGGGCGACCGGGCCGGCGACGTGCTGGTGTGCGACTCCACCGCCTTCAGCACGCTGTTCGGGGGCGACGCGAGCCTCGAGCGCTTCTGGAAGAACCTCGCCACCGCTGCATGAGCGCCATGACCGGCGAGGCCACGCCACCGCTGCAGCTGCACGACATCCAGAGCGGGGTCCTGCGGCCGCGGCCGAACCCCTACGTGGCGACCTACATCCTGCTGCGCGTGGACGACCGCCGGCAGGGCCGCCAGTTCCTGCGCCTGCTGTGCGATGTCGTCACCTCCGCGGCCACGCCGGACCGGCCCGACCGCGACACCTGGGTCAGCGTGGCGCTGACGCATGCCGGCCTGCGGGCGTTGGGCGTGCCCGCTGCCAGCCTCGACAGCTTCGCCTGGGAGTTCCGCCAGGGCATGGCCGCGCGCGCGGCCGCACTGGGCGACGTCGGCGCCAGCGCGCCCGGCCAGTGGGAAGCGCCGTTCGGCACCTCGCAGATCCACCTGGTCCTCACGGGCGTGTCGCCCGACGAGCACCGCCTCGAAGCCGCAATCGGCCAGGCCCGCAAGGCCATCGCCGACCTGCCCGGCATCGTGCCGGTCTGGCGCCAGGACTGCCGCGCACCGCCCGACCACAAGGAGCCGTTCGGCTTTCGCGACGGCATCAGCCATCCGGCGATCGAGGGCAGCGGCATCCCGGGCGACAACCCCCACGAGCGGCCCTTGAAGGCCGGCGAGCTGGTGCTCGGCTACCGCGACGAGACGGGCGCCTTTCCCCCCGCTCCCGTGCCAGACGTCCTGGGGCGCAACGGCACCTACGTCGCGTTCCGCAAGCTGTACCAGGACGTTGCCGCCTTCCGCCGCTACCTGCGCGGCAATGCCAAGGACGCGGACGACGAGGCGCTGCTCGCCGCCAAGATGATGGGCCGCTGGCGCAGCGGCGCACCGCTCGCGCTGTGCCCGCTGCACGACGATCCGGCCCTGGGCGCCGACCCGGCGCGCACCAACGCGTTCCTGTACAGGGCCGGCGACCCCATCGGCTACGCGACGCCGCCCGGCTCGCACATCCGCCGCTGCAACCCGCGCGACGCCGACGTGGCCGGCGTGGTGCGGCTGCACCGCATGATCCGCCGCGGCACGGCCTACGGCCCGCTGCTGCCGGATGGCGTCCTGGAGGACGACGGCGCCGACCGCGGACTGATGTTCGCTTTCGTCGGCGCGCACCTCAAGCGGCAGTTCGAGTTCGTGCAGTCGGAGTGGATCAACGGTGGCGATTTCCTCGGCCTCGGTGATGCGGTGGACCCGGTCACGGGCGCGGCCGACGGTTCGGGCGAGTTCACGATTCCGCGCCGCCCCCTTCCGCGCCGCCTGCGATCCCTCTCGAACTTCGTCGTGACGCGCGGCGGTGAATACGGTTTCATGCCCAGCCTGGCCGCCTTGCGCTGGCTGGCCGATCTGCAGGACACCGGCGCCTGATCCCCCCGGCACTGTCGGCAGGTGCCTGGCACTTCCAGGGAGACAAACAGATGGATTCCTACGACGTCCTCGTGATCGGCTCCGGACCGGCCGGTGTCGCGGCTGCCCTGCGTGCCGCGGACCAGGGCGCGCGCACGGCGCTCGTCACGCGCGGTGCCTTCGGCGGCATGGCCGCCAACGACGGGCCGGTGCCGGTGCGCACGCTCGCCCACGCGGCGCGGCTCCTGCGGGAGGCCCGGCAGCTCGGCCGCTACGGCATCGTGACGTCGGAGCCCGTGGTGGACTACCCCCAACTGCTGGACCGGGTACGCCAGGTGGTCGACGAGGTGCGGCGCCGTTCCGCGTACCGCGCCCAGATCGACGCGGCCGGCGTGACCGTGCGCGACAACGCCGGCATGCTGCGCTTCGTGGCCCCCCAGGTGGTCGAATCGGCCGGGGGGACGCGGCTGACCGCCCGCCACTTCATCCTGTGCACCGGCGGCGTCGCCCGGCGGCTCGCGGTGCCGGGCGGCGAGCTCGCGGCGACGCACAGCGACGCCTGGTCGCTCACGGCGGTGCCCGAATCGATGCTGGTGATCGGCGCCGGTGCGACCGGAGCGCAGGTCGCGTCCATCTTCCATGCGTTCGGCACCCGCGTTCAGCTCTTCCAGACCGGCCCGCGCATCCTGCCCACCGAGGACGAGGCCGTCTCGGCGGCGATGGCCCAGGCGTTCCGCGACGCGGGGATCGTCGTCCACGAAGGCCTGGGCGCCGTCGAATCGTTCGAGCAGGCGGCGGGCGGCATCCGCATGCGGTACTCCAGGGGCCAGGCGCACGAGAGTGCCGAGGCGGCGCTCGCGGTGCTGGCGGTGGGATGGCGCGCCGACACGGCGGACCTCGGCCTCGATGCCGCCGGCGTCGAACTCGACGCCCGTGGGTTCGTGCGCGTGGACGCACAACTGCGCACCTCCCAGCCGCACATCTACGCGGCCGGGGACGTCACCGGCCGGCTGATGCTGGTCCCGCAGGCCTTGCACGACGGCTTCGTGGCCGCGACCAACGCGCTGGGCGGCTCCATGGCCGCTGACTATTCCGTCAGCCCGGTCGGCAGCTTCACCGACCCCGAGTACGCCCAGGTGGGGCTGACCGAAACGCGGGCCCGTGCGAAGCACGATTGCCTGGTGACCGTCGTGCCGTTCGATGCCACCACCCGCACCATCATCGACGGCCGCACGACCGGCTTCTGCAAGTTGATCGTCGACCGGCCCTCGGGGCAGATCCTGGGCTGCCACATCGTCGGCGAGCGCGCGGTGGACATCGTGCAGGCCGCGGCCATCGCAATGGCCGGCGCCATGCCCGTCGACCGGCTCGCCTTCCTGCCGATCTCGTTTCCCACCTACCCCGGCGTCCTCGCCCGGGCCGCCGCGTCGGCCACGCGGGAACTGCGCCTGGGCACGGACGCCCGATCGGCGCGGATGGAGCACTATCCCCCCTGACCGACTGGGCCCGCGCGACGATGGCTTCAGAGCGACTTCAGGTACTGCGCGACGTCCGCGATCTCCTGCTGTGACAGCCCCAGCCCCATCCGCTGGTTGTAACGATCGACCACGGCGTCGAAGGTGGCGGCCGAGCCGTCGTGCAGGTACGGCGGGTGCTGCCAGGCCCCGCGCAACGGCGTCGTGCGGTACTGGCCCGTGGCCGACCGGCTGGCATAGCTGGGGCTTTCCGGGTCGGCGACGGAGTCGCCTGGCGGGTGCAACCGGCTGGCCGCATCGGTGAAGGTCGCCCCGCTGTGGCAGGTGACGCACTGCGCCTTGCCGGCGAACAGGAGCTGGCCGCGCAGCGCCGCCGCCGGATCGAACGAGCCCACCGGTGCCGCAGGCGCGGCCAGCGACAGCTGGTAGGCCTCCAGGGCCGGCAGCTTGGACGAGACCAGGTCCTGGGTCCCGTGGGTGATGGACAGGTTCAGCCGCGGCTCGACGAAGCTGCCCTGCCCTCCCATCTCGACCACCGAGACGTAGCGGTTCCAGTAGGCCGGCGAATCGCCGTCGCCGGTGAAGGTCACCTTCGGGATGCCGGCCAGGCCGAAGGCGGGCGGAATGACGACCGGCCGGCTCACGCCGTCCACGTTGAAGCGGGGGTCGAACTTGCCCTTGCCCCAGGAGCTGTACACCGCCCTGGCCTTGGCATCCAGGGCCGGCGAGAGCGCGATGATCGCGCCCGGGTCCAGGTCCCGGTTGGGCCAGCCGTCCAGTCGCTTGCCGATGCCCTTGGCGAACGAATCGTCCACGGTGGAGTGGCACAGCGCGCAGGTGATGCCCACCCGCCGCAGCCGGTCGACGCCGTTGACCGACTCGACCTGGCCCTTGACGCCGACAACCGCATCGAGCTTGAGCAGCGCCAGTGTGGCGGCCGGGCTGCCCAGGTCCACCTGGCCGGCCTGGATGGCGGCCACCAGCGCGGGCGGCAGCGCCTGGGCGTCCACCTTCAGGCCCACCGAGAGGGCCACGGCCGGCGACACCGCCTGCTCGATGACTTCGTGCATGCGCAGCGCGTCGGTCCATTGCGCTTCGTCGCCGAAGGTGTCGAAGCGGAAGATCTGCTGGCCCGAGGCCAGCAACTGCGGCGAGAAGCTGGCGGCGGTGGTGCTGCCGCCACTGTTGCCGCCGCCACCGCCACAGGCGGACAGCAGGCCGGCGCAGCACAGGGCGGCGACGAGGTGGCGGGCAATCGGTGGCATCGCGGTCTCCAGCAGGGCCTTGGTATCGCCCTTCACCGCCTTGGATGTCACGAGGCGGCCGCGCGTGACAACCGCCGAGGTTCCTTTCCCCGACGGCAACCCGGCCCGGGCACACCGGGAACGCCGGACCGCGTCGCGGCATCCATCGGTGATTCGGGCCGCGGTGCCGCGCCCCCGCCTCAGGACATGCGACCGAACTTGCCGGCGTTGAAGTCCTCGATCGCCTGCACGATGCCAGCCTGGCTGGTCATCACGAACGGGCCGTAGCCGACCACCGGCTCGTCGATCGGTTCGCCGGCCAGCAGCAGCAACTTGGCATCGGCCGTGGCCTCGACGCGGATGTCGCGTCCCTGCGCCGACAACGTGGCCATCTGCGCCGCCTGCAGCGTGGTGTCGCCGTTGACCCGCACGGTGCCGTCCAGCACCACCAGCAGGCTGGTCCAGCCCTCCGGCTGCGCCAGCGACACCACGTGACCTGCCTGGACACGCACGTCCCACACGTTCATCGGCGTGAAGGTGCGGGCCGGCCCCCGGGCATCACCGGCCGTCCCGGCGATCACGCGCACCTGCCCCGCCGGCGCGCCCGCTTCATCGACCAGCGGCACCACCGGGATGTCGGCGCGGGCGATGGCCTGGTAGCCCGGCGGCGCCATCTTGTCGCGCGCCGGCAGGTTGACCCACAGCTGCACCATCTCGAACGGCCCGCCGGTGCGGGCGTAGTTCGCCGAGTGGAACTCCTCGTGCAGGATGCCGGCGCCGGCCGTCATCCACTGCACGTCGCCCGGACCGATGACGCCGCCCCGGCCGGTGGAGTCGCGGTGCTCCACCTCGCCGTCGTAGACGATGGTCACGGTCTCGAAGCCCCGGTGCGGATGCTGGCCCACGCCGCGGCGCGCGTCCGTCGGCTCGAAGCGGGTGGGCGCCGCGTAGTCCAGCAGCAGGAACGGGCTGCGCTCCCGGGCACCGGTCTGGTAGTCGAACAGGCCGTGCACCGGGAAGCCGTCGCCCACCCAGTGGCGGTCCGGCGCGTTGCGGGTCGAGAGGATCTTCTTCATGCAGGGGCTCCCAGGTTCGGGCGGAGCGCAGGAGGCGCTCCGCCAAGACCACATGGTGGGGACGATGGCACGGCGCAGAAGCACACGCACCAGCGACACAGCGTTCCATCGATGGGACACGGGCCGCGATGCGTGAAGGGCCGCGCAGGCGGACAATCGCGATCCCGCTCCGGCCTGGCTCCCGGAGACCCGCATGCAGACCCTCATCGACCTGCTCATCCGGCACGACGCGCTGGCGGTCTTCCTGGTCACGCTGGCCGCGCGCATCGGCCTGCCGGTCCCGGCGGCGCCCCTGCTGGTCGTCGCCGGCGGCCTGGCCGCCGGCGGCCGGGTCTCGCTGGCGTTCGTCCTCGCGGTCTCGACCGCCGCCAACGTGCTCGGCGACGGTGTGTGGTTCCTGGCCGGGCGCCGGTACGGCTACCGGATGATGCGCCTGCTGTGCCGCATCTCCCTGGAGCCCGACTCCTGCGTGCGGCAGAGCGAGACGCTGGTGGCGCGCTGGGGCGGCAGGTCGCTGCTGGCCGCCAAGTTCGTGCCCGGCGTGTCGCTGGTGGCCGCCCCGATGGCCGGCGCCCTGGGCATGACGGCGCGGCGGTTCGTCTGCTACGACCTCGTGGCCGGCGCCCTGTGGGCGGCGGCGTTCCTCGGGCTGGGCCTGCTCTTCAACCAGCAGATCCAGGAACTGCTCTCGGCCATGGCCAATGCCGGCATGGCAGCGGTCGCGCTGCTGGTGCTGGCGCTGGGCGCTTTCGTCGCTTACCGGTGGTGGCGGCGCCGACGCTTCCTGCGCGAGGTCGCCGCTGCCGGTCGGGTCACGGCCGCCGAGCTGCGCGAGATGATGGAGCGCGGCGAGGAGCCCGTGGTCATCGACGTGCGCGGGCCCGCCACGGCTCACCTCGATCCGCGGCGCATTCCCGGCGCCGTCCTGATCGACCTGGGGGAAATCGCCGCCCACGCCCCCCGCCTGCCGCGCGACCGCGACATCGTGCTGTACTGCAACTGCCCCAACGAAGCCTCGGCCGCCAAGGCCGCCGGCCTGCTGATCCGCAGCGGGCTGCTGCGCGCCCGGCCACTCACCGGCGGGCTCGACGGATGGGTGGAGGCCGGCTTGCCGGTGGCGACTGCCTGAGCGACCGCGCCACTTCAGGCCATGGCGGTGTCCAGCAGCATCATCAGGACGAAGCCCAGCATCAGTCCCGCGGTGGCGACAGCCTCGTGGCCCTTGCGATGCGATTCCGGAATGATCTCGTGGCTGATCACGTAGAGCATCCCGCCCGCCGCGGCTGCCAGTCCCCACGGCAGCAGGCTCGCCGACAGGCTGATGACCGCCACGCCCAGCACCGCGGCGACGGGCTCGATGAGGCCCGACAGCACGCCGAGGCCGGCCGACATCCAGCGTCCATAGCCCACGCCCCGCAGCGCCAACGCGACGACCATGCCCTCCGGCACGTCCTGGATGGAGATGCCGGCGGCCAGCGCCCTGGCTCCGGTGGCGTCGGAACCGGCGAAGGCCACGCCGATGGCCAGCCCTTCCGGCAGGTTGTGCAGGGTGATCGCCAGCACGAACAGCCAGGCGCGCCGGATGGCGCGGCCCTGCGACCCTTCCAGTCCCTTGATGAAATGCTCGTGCGGAATCACCCGGTCGATCACGAACAGCAGCGTCGCGCCGGCCAGGATGCCCACGGCGACGATCCCGCCGGCGGCCCAGCCGCTGGCCCCCAGTCCCCGTGCCGAGGCCAGCGCGGGAATGACCAGGGAAAACGCGCTGGCCGCCAGCATGACGCCGGCGCCGAAGCCCAGCATGGCGTCGTGCGTGCGTTGCGAGAACTGCTGGGACAGCAGGACCGGCAGGGTCCCGAGTGCCGTGGCGCAG from Ramlibacter pinisoli includes:
- a CDS encoding glyceraldehyde-3-phosphate dehydrogenase, yielding MATHAEDRSMALATIHPGCWPCRIGAAVAWVASVLLVAPAHGQAPEPAAEATPAAITKRSVLRDPEDGKLDLSEFLLERKGFLPVPFVVTEPAVGYGGGLAALFFRQSMSEAREQATKTGHITPPDIYVLAAGGTENGTRLLGAGAMLTFGDDRWRYRGFVGRTDLHLDFYGVGGVLGKDARLAYNLDGLLSTQQVLYRLGESDNFIGMRWIYLDLPGSFQGSNTPALPALPTFTNRSSGLGLSFEHDSRNNFFTPSRGVRAALDTLFYAPGIGSDARFQTYRGFVFAYTPVSKNLVLGGRLDRRAARGDVPFYQLPYIDMRGIPAVRYQDNDVAVVEAELRWNVSDRWGLVGFAGVGRAWGGGTSFGEAANRVSRGAGVRYQIARVLGLWVGLDVARGPEGDLAYYIQVGNAWR
- a CDS encoding Dyp-type peroxidase; this translates as MSAMTGEATPPLQLHDIQSGVLRPRPNPYVATYILLRVDDRRQGRQFLRLLCDVVTSAATPDRPDRDTWVSVALTHAGLRALGVPAASLDSFAWEFRQGMAARAAALGDVGASAPGQWEAPFGTSQIHLVLTGVSPDEHRLEAAIGQARKAIADLPGIVPVWRQDCRAPPDHKEPFGFRDGISHPAIEGSGIPGDNPHERPLKAGELVLGYRDETGAFPPAPVPDVLGRNGTYVAFRKLYQDVAAFRRYLRGNAKDADDEALLAAKMMGRWRSGAPLALCPLHDDPALGADPARTNAFLYRAGDPIGYATPPGSHIRRCNPRDADVAGVVRLHRMIRRGTAYGPLLPDGVLEDDGADRGLMFAFVGAHLKRQFEFVQSEWINGGDFLGLGDAVDPVTGAADGSGEFTIPRRPLPRRLRSLSNFVVTRGGEYGFMPSLAALRWLADLQDTGA
- a CDS encoding dihydrolipoyl dehydrogenase family protein, translating into MDSYDVLVIGSGPAGVAAALRAADQGARTALVTRGAFGGMAANDGPVPVRTLAHAARLLREARQLGRYGIVTSEPVVDYPQLLDRVRQVVDEVRRRSAYRAQIDAAGVTVRDNAGMLRFVAPQVVESAGGTRLTARHFILCTGGVARRLAVPGGELAATHSDAWSLTAVPESMLVIGAGATGAQVASIFHAFGTRVQLFQTGPRILPTEDEAVSAAMAQAFRDAGIVVHEGLGAVESFEQAAGGIRMRYSRGQAHESAEAALAVLAVGWRADTADLGLDAAGVELDARGFVRVDAQLRTSQPHIYAAGDVTGRLMLVPQALHDGFVAATNALGGSMAADYSVSPVGSFTDPEYAQVGLTETRARAKHDCLVTVVPFDATTRTIIDGRTTGFCKLIVDRPSGQILGCHIVGERAVDIVQAAAIAMAGAMPVDRLAFLPISFPTYPGVLARAAASATRELRLGTDARSARMEHYPP
- a CDS encoding c-type cytochrome, with protein sequence MPPIARHLVAALCCAGLLSACGGGGGNSGGSTTAASFSPQLLASGQQIFRFDTFGDEAQWTDALRMHEVIEQAVSPAVALSVGLKVDAQALPPALVAAIQAGQVDLGSPAATLALLKLDAVVGVKGQVESVNGVDRLRRVGITCALCHSTVDDSFAKGIGKRLDGWPNRDLDPGAIIALSPALDAKARAVYSSWGKGKFDPRFNVDGVSRPVVIPPAFGLAGIPKVTFTGDGDSPAYWNRYVSVVEMGGQGSFVEPRLNLSITHGTQDLVSSKLPALEAYQLSLAAPAAPVGSFDPAAALRGQLLFAGKAQCVTCHSGATFTDAASRLHPPGDSVADPESPSYASRSATGQYRTTPLRGAWQHPPYLHDGSAATFDAVVDRYNQRMGLGLSQQEIADVAQYLKSL
- a CDS encoding pirin family protein; amino-acid sequence: MKKILSTRNAPDRHWVGDGFPVHGLFDYQTGARERSPFLLLDYAAPTRFEPTDARRGVGQHPHRGFETVTIVYDGEVEHRDSTGRGGVIGPGDVQWMTAGAGILHEEFHSANYARTGGPFEMVQLWVNLPARDKMAPPGYQAIARADIPVVPLVDEAGAPAGQVRVIAGTAGDARGPARTFTPMNVWDVRVQAGHVVSLAQPEGWTSLLVVLDGTVRVNGDTTLQAAQMATLSAQGRDIRVEATADAKLLLLAGEPIDEPVVGYGPFVMTSQAGIVQAIEDFNAGKFGRMS
- a CDS encoding DedA family protein/thiosulfate sulfurtransferase GlpE, with protein sequence MQTLIDLLIRHDALAVFLVTLAARIGLPVPAAPLLVVAGGLAAGGRVSLAFVLAVSTAANVLGDGVWFLAGRRYGYRMMRLLCRISLEPDSCVRQSETLVARWGGRSLLAAKFVPGVSLVAAPMAGALGMTARRFVCYDLVAGALWAAAFLGLGLLFNQQIQELLSAMANAGMAAVALLVLALGAFVAYRWWRRRRFLREVAAAGRVTAAELREMMERGEEPVVIDVRGPATAHLDPRRIPGAVLIDLGEIAAHAPRLPRDRDIVLYCNCPNEASAAKAAGLLIRSGLLRARPLTGGLDGWVEAGLPVATA
- a CDS encoding ZIP family metal transporter, with protein sequence MHFNPIAIGSGSAPAGFRSGRSRIRRSIGFAIVLAGAVLLLGQAWSHLLGADERLRGAMLGGLLAACATALGTLPVLLSQQFSQRTHDAMLGFGAGVMLAASAFSLVIPALASARGLGASGWAAGGIVAVGILAGATLLFVIDRVIPHEHFIKGLEGSQGRAIRRAWLFVLAITLHNLPEGLAIGVAFAGSDATGARALAAGISIQDVPEGMVVALALRGVGYGRWMSAGLGVLSGLIEPVAAVLGVAVISLSASLLPWGLAAAAGGMLYVISHEIIPESHRKGHEAVATAGLMLGFVLMMLLDTAMA